The genomic stretch GGCTCGGAGGCGAACGAGGCAGGGTTTAAGCTGACGCGGCAGTACGCAAAGCAGGAATTCCCCGGGCAGTTCCGCTACAAGCTCATCACCCGCTACTACAGCTACCACGGGACGACGCTCGCCACGCTCGCCGCGGGAGGAATGGGTGACCGCAAGGTCAAGTTCGAGCCGGTCAGCGGCAACGACTTCGTCCACGTCGCACCCCCCTACTGTTACCGCTGTCCGTTCGGGCTGACCTATCCGGCGTGCGAGCTGGCCTGCGTGAAGAACATCGAGTCGACGATCCTCGGCGAGGGGCCGGAGACCGTCGCGGGGGTGCTCGTCGAGCCGATCATGAGCGGGGTGGGGGTGGCGGTGCCTCCCGATGAATATCTGCCTGCCGTCGCCGAGATCTGTCGAAAGTACGATCTCCTCCTCCACGTCGACGAGGTCATCAATGGGTTCGGCCGGACGGGCAAGATGTTTGCCCACCAACACTACGGCGTCAAGCCCGACGTGCTCGCGCTGGCGAAAGGCATCTCGAGCGCCTATCTCCCGATCGCCGCCACCGTCATCACCGACCGGGTGTTCCAATCGTTCTATGGAGATCCCGCGGCCAACCGGCATGTGAGCCAGGTGAACACCTATGGCGGGCACCCCGCGGCCGCTGCGGTCGCCCTCCGCAACATCGAGATCATCATCGAAGAGCGCCTCGCCGATCAGGCGGCGGAGACGGGTCGGTATCTGCTCGACGCGCTCGACACGCTGAAGCACCACCCGTGGGTTGGCGATGTCCGCGGCAAAGGTCTTCTCGCCGGCGTTGAGCTCGTGAAGGACCGGCAGACCAAAGACATCGTGCCCGGTCCGCAGATGCAGGCCCTCAGCGATTTCTGCCTGAGCCGGGGCGTGATCGTCGGCCGGTCCACCAGCGGGCGCGCCGGTGGGAACACGGTGGTGCTCGCTCCGCCGCTCATCATCACGCGGTCGGAGGTCGACCGGATCGTGACGGTGCTCGATGAAGGGATCGCTGCGATGGGTCGGAGCCTGACGTGACCGATCAGAGCGATGCGGACCGGCAGACAGCGGTGGACAGCACGGATCTGTGCTTTACGCCGGCGCTCGAACTCAAGCGCCTCATCGGCGATCGGCGGCTCTCCCCGGTGGAACTCATCGAGGCCGTGTTGGCTCGGATCCAGCGGCTTAACCCGGTGCTGAATGCCTTCCTGACCGTGACGGCCGATCGCGCGCGCGAGGCAGCCAGGGCGGCGGAGGCGCGGGCCCTCAAGGGCGCCCCCGCGGGACCGCTCGATGGCATCCCATAC from bacterium encodes the following:
- a CDS encoding aminotransferase, whose translation is MTPGNVPKVDRNAVVKQDLRSVLHPIVPPKQLEEKQLVIVAGRDSTVIDADGKEYLDAMSGLWCVNIGYGRVELAEVASEQMQSLAYFPHTAINLPAAALAERLNSLLGGGHHVYFVNSGSEANEAGFKLTRQYAKQEFPGQFRYKLITRYYSYHGTTLATLAAGGMGDRKVKFEPVSGNDFVHVAPPYCYRCPFGLTYPACELACVKNIESTILGEGPETVAGVLVEPIMSGVGVAVPPDEYLPAVAEICRKYDLLLHVDEVINGFGRTGKMFAHQHYGVKPDVLALAKGISSAYLPIAATVITDRVFQSFYGDPAANRHVSQVNTYGGHPAAAAVALRNIEIIIEERLADQAAETGRYLLDALDTLKHHPWVGDVRGKGLLAGVELVKDRQTKDIVPGPQMQALSDFCLSRGVIVGRSTSGRAGGNTVVLAPPLIITRSEVDRIVTVLDEGIAAMGRSLT